In Neoarius graeffei isolate fNeoGra1 chromosome 19, fNeoGra1.pri, whole genome shotgun sequence, the sequence aatcactcactaagTTCacaattttgtagtgctgtccgaatgtatagtgagaattattacaccctatataatggactcatagtatcccacaatgcaccgtgaaaagtaatgtacaaccgatggtcactaactaaGCAATACATACATCatatcatgcattgtggttgcactgaaagaaaaaaaaaaaaagtgtgttggggtgaatggacagtcAAGTACAattgaaaataagctaaaatagaataagacataaaataGAAGAATAAAcgttagagtgcagagcgaggaattaatcaaaagtctcaaatttgatttaataaaaggcagcagcaaagaaagtattcagccttgatttagaattgaaagatgcagcaggcacaaagtactttgtattgattaatgtgggaaatacgctcagtataatatggatttatcacaaaaatacatgcatgtatttattattctgaaaacccaccagcctcctgatctgacacgttttaattgtgcgacagtaatgacgtaaatatcggcgcagtgtccgaaagtgtttattcattttttccaatgagctcactatatagaattccctatatagtgagtaaggagtagtgaatgagtgggtgatttcggacacagccagTGTCTCATTTTGGTGCCACTTAAATGCACCATGGTAAAGTTGATTTTATATTGAGACATTTGCTGCAAATTCAAGATTCTCTTTTCTATTTCTTAAGAaatcagtatcagaatcagaTTTACTGGCCAAGTGTGTTGACACACACATGGAATTTGTTTTGGCAGTTGGTGTCCCTGCCGTGATACAGAAAGAAAAGTGTGAATATATGCATGTGTAAGTTATGTATTTGTAATATAAGCAAAATGTATATGTACAATAGACAGTAAATGATATGCAGTCTACAATAACTATTATATACAATATACATAATATACAATATCTATATTATACTCTGTCTAAATCTAAAGTATCTGTATTATACAATATCTATCGATAATCTAAATAGCTATATCTATAATATTCACTATATTATGCATAAAAATCTATAATATCAATAATATACAATTATCTATCTATAATATGCAGTGTACATTATAAATATGTATGCCATCAACAATATAAAAAACAGTACACTTTATACAGACAATAAGCAGGATAATTACAGACAATACacaaataaaaacacaaaaaGAACAAAAGTGTGTATTTTCTTACTCTGGAGCGGACACAGAACCAAGTACAGTTGAATATATTTACATTTTTTTCCCCAGTTAAAGCCCACTGAAGCTCACCTTTCAGACACACAGGCCACCAGCGTTTTACAGTCATGGCAAAATTAAGGGACCATCTAAAAAAAGTGCATGACCCaggcaactacagtggtgcttgaaagtttgtgaaccctttagaattttccatatttctgcataaatatgacctaaaacatcatcagattttcagacaagtcctaaaagtagataaagagaacccagttaaacaaatgagacaaaaatattatacttggtcatttatttattgaggaaaatgatccaatattacatatctgtgagtggcaaaagtatgtgaacctctaggattagtagttaatttgaaggtgaaattagagtcaggtgttttgttcatgagtccatcatcagaacactgaacaacaatggtgtgcatggcagggttgcaaggagaaaaccactgctctccaaaaagaacattgctgctcatctgcagtttgcgaaagatcacgtggacaagccagaaggctactggaaaaatattttatggatggatgagaccgaaatagaactttttggtttaaatgagaagcgttatgtttgcagaaaggaaaacactgcattccagcataagaaccttatcccatctgtgaaacatggtggtggtagtatcatggtttgggcctgttctgctgcatctgggccaggacggcttgccatcattgatggaacaatgaattctgaattataccagtgaattctaaaggaaaatgtcaggacatctgtccatgaactgaatctcaagagaaggtggatcatgcagcaagacaacgaccctaagcacacaagtcgttctaccaaagaatggttaaagaagaataaagttcatgttttggaatggccaagtcaaagtcctgaccttaatccaatcaaaatgttgtggaaggacctgaagcgagcaggtcatgtgaggaaacccaccaacatcccagagttgaagctgttctgtacggaggaacgggctaaaattcctccaagccggtgtgcaggactgatcaacagttaccgcaaacgtttagttgcagttattgctgcacaagggggtcacaccagatactgaaagcaaaggttcacgtacttttgccactcacagatatgtaatattggatcattttcctcaataaataaatgaccaagtataatatttttttctcatttgtttaactgggttctctttatctacttttaggacttgtgtgaaaatctgatgatgttttaggtcatatttatgcagaaatatagaaaactctaaagggttcacaaactttcaagcaccactgtatatattatttCTTActatgaaaataatacaaaacaGCACACAAAACAAACTGGAAAAGTTTTACAagtattacattaaaaaaaaaacccacacattctGTATGTAAAGGGGATGATGACGCGAAGAGCAGTCAGATTAATGGTGTATTGTGCACAGGTATTATTTTTCCCAGTAAGTATTGTGCAAGGTTCATCTGAAATGCGAGATACTCACTCCATTAAAAATGCCTTGTACACACAGAGCCCCAGCAGCACAGTCACTGGCAGGCGGAAACTTTTCGGCAGGTCGTACCGTGTGAACATCCACACTACTGCAGCCATGGCGATGTAGTGAACCTATACCAGAAATGACAAAgactgctgttccaatacttacaGTCTCACATACACAAAAACAGCAAACCAAAAACCTGTGGAACAGCAGCCCAATAGAAGTGGACACTGGCTTCTTATAGTCATAATTCTTTATGAGGAGTTATGAGTATATCAGGCTATATTACTTACCATATAACCAAACACAACGGTTTACCCAAATCAGCGTTCCACTTCACATTATTTTGCAAAAATGTAAAGTAAAAACACACTCCCTCTTACCAAACTGATGTTGGAATCAAAGCTCATTTGGATGTATTTCCAATCGAACTCAATCCCTCGAGCCCCGACCCATAAAGGAATACACCTGTTGAAGTACATTAACATGACTAACATTTTCTGCAAATCAGCTTCACACAACAAACTAGCTATTTTTCACATTCATttgatatatattaaaaaaaaaggtgtctaCGATTGTATAATGAACATAAAGGTTTATTatacatttaaaggagaactaaaggcaattttttttaattatcaaaattctcatctcatctaattttcttccgcttatccagggccgggtcgtggaggcagcagtctgagcatggacacCCAAActaccctctccccagacacctcggccagctcctcgggaagaacaccgaggcgttcccaggccagccgagagacatagtccctccaacatgtcctgggtcttccccggcacctcctcccggggggacatgcctggaacacctccccaaggaggcgtccaggaggcatccgaaagagatgcccgagccacctcagcagattcctctcgatgtggaggagcagcggctctactccgagctcctcccgagtgactgtgcttctcaccctaatcaccggatacaagcagccgaaatgagtttccttcacagggtggctgggcgctcccttatcaaaattctatttctctcattttattaaatataggaatgcgtttTTGAGAGCCATTTTgtaactgctatagcaagttgagtgtttggaATATGCTATGCGATATATCAGTCCATagatcaaagcgatggccgtaaacgagattggttgagacctgtgtgagacatcgtaggacggaagtaaaacgtacagcggaaatcaaagtgaccaacatctgccaacgttgtcaagacGCGcgcccctctttcgaacgctgatgtaatcaagccggaatttttgtttgtttcgatagtgatcaggaaagtttgaaaaaagtaggcagtaatcgtcatttaaactcgtttttgtgcaatatttcgtttggaaaacggttttcaaaatggcggcgctgacacctggctgacacttcacattttgaagtctcacacaagtctcgtgaaaatcgcgcggataagcgacgcctgccgtggaccaaactaactaaattcaacatggctaaaaaacgaataggccgattAGTATAatattgtattggcaactaattgcaattaaagtcatgatatatacactaccattcaaaagtttggggtcacccagacaattttgtgttttccatgaaaagtcacacttttatttaccaccataagttgtaaaacgaatagaaaatatagtcaagacatttttctggccattttgagcatttaatcgaccccacaaatgtgatgctccagaaactcaatctgctcaaaggaaggtcagttttatagcttctctaaagagctcaactgttttcagctgtgctaacatgattgtacaagggttttctaatcatccattagccttctgaggcaatgagcaaacacattgtaccattagaacactggagtgagagttgctggaaatgggcctctatacacctatggagatattgcaccaaaaaccagacatttgcagctagaatagtcatttaccacattagcaatgtatagagtggatttctgattagtttaaagtgatcttcattgaaaagaacggtgcttttctttcaaaaataaggacatttcaaagtgaccccaaacttttgaacggtagtgtaaggttactaaaacggaaaacgtaattgaataacacattaattaagaaataaagcaagtttaaaaatgacttcagctctCCTTTAAATTTCCTTCACTTAAGGCTTTTACTGTTACTTACCATGGTTTCAAAAGAAAAATCTTTACTTTCTGCTAAGTATGTAACGATATATCGTGTAACAATAAACGGTGATACAAATTTTTGAcgatttgaaaaaatgaaattaaaaaggAATCgtaattattatcaggctgcgtaatctcagtttttcctagctgtaattacattgtttagacagcagagggctgtAATAACGCCCATAAAAACATTATATTACAcagacaagtgttttactgggaaatacaccattcgtatatttcatacgagctacatctgggacatggaaaaccaaaaccatgatataaatctctatgtcactcgtgaggaaatcgctgaactgttttgataagtttgggtactttttgtgtgtgattgtgtctatataataaaatgaaaatcacacactggcttgaaggtatgaagtttatcttctcgtgttgaaaaacttgtatttttcatatgaaatatatcAAGGCTCTGAGTGATCTATTTAaattatattggctggctttttttcatgatatatcagatatattccattcagctagcatggatATGGAACGAGTCGAAaagttcaagatcatgctagctgaatggaatatatctgatataccatgaaaaaagccacttttttattattattattattattaggggcggcacggtggtgtagtggttagcactgtcgcctcacagcaagaaggtccgggttcgagccccgtggccagcgagggcctttctgtgtggagtttgcatgttctccccgtgtccgcgtgggtttcctccgggtgctccggtttcccccacagtccaaagacatgcaggttaggttaactggtgactctaaattgaccgtaggtgtgaatgtgagtgtgaatggttgtctgtgtctatgtgtcagccctgtgatgacctggcgacttgtccagggtgtaccccgcctttcacccgtagtcagctgggataggctccagcttgcctgcgaccctgtagaacaggataaagcggctagagataataagatgagatgagattttagttaatagggtattatattttattccaacatttacaaatgtgggtaaataattaattattgttgcttattaagaaaatgatttttttttttattttacaaaaggaatatttaatttaattaaaaaaaatgtattttcctAATGTTGCAACTTTTTGGTTATAAATTTTTCTTCATCTTAATATtgtaatattatttttaaaaatattgtgggaaaacaaaAAGTGAACCCGATATCGTGAATCCAATCGAATTGTGGGAATCATTACATGCGACATATTACATCCAAAAATAGATCAGTTCACTCCATAAACTTTATTTTTTAAGTCATAAAGTGCCTTTTTTTGAAGACAGCATcaaaaaactgaataaatccataaATATAAAAGACTAATGGATGGGATAACAAGAACATGAGGAGCAATAttacatttaacaattattcacccaaggcgaggtgaatatcagttaataataataatcgagacaaagtcgaggttattattcacctacattcactgagcctgaggcggataattgttttagtacaaaaacacaggtgattatttttaaaaaatttttaaattgtatttaaaaaaacataatttatttcaatcttcaaaagcggcatgcaaatgtaataacggcgctcgcagacttgtgtcacttatctacgccgagtcacataaaatcctttgttttgaaatcgataaaataaatcacaagtccaccttacctttgaatagttttcgaccaaacttcgtagcatctttagtgcttttaggaacagcattttctttcatcatttgtaattcttcctcacttacggtgacgaagcaattggccgccattttgccgagtcgctcgaggtgattcgcGAGAAATAAttcgaatctctcgaccaatcagcatgcacgagttcctataatcacctgcatatttatccaTACTAAGACATATTagcatactacaaccccgattccaaaaaaagttgggacaaagtacaaattgtaaataaaaacggaatgcaataatttacaaatctcaaaaactgatattgtattcacaatagaacatagacaacatatcaaatgtcgaaagtgagacattttgaaatttcatgccaaatattggctcatttgaaatttcatgacagcaacacatctcaaagaagttgggacaggggcaataagaggctggaaaagttaaaggtacaaaaaaggaacagctggaggaccaaattgcaactcattaggtcaattggcaataggtcattaacatgactgggtataaaaagagcatcttggagtggcagcggctctcagaagtaaagctgggaagaggatcaccaatccccctaattctgcgctgacaaatagtggagcaatatcagaaaggagttcgacagtgtaaaattgcaaagagtttgaacatatcatcatctacagtgcataatatcatcaaaagattcagagaatctggaagaatctctgtgcgtaagggtcaaggccggaaaaccatactgggtgcccgtgatcttcgggcccttagacggcactgcatcacatacaggcatgcttctgtattggaaatcacaaaatgggctcaggaatatttccagaaaacattatctgtgaacacaattcaccgcgccatccgccgttgccagctaaaactctatagttcaaagaaaaagccgtatctaaacatgatccagaagcgcagacgtcttctctgggccaaggctcatttaaaatggactgtggcaaagtggaaaactgttctgtggtcagacgaatcaaaatgtgaagttctttatggaaatcagggacgccgtgtcattcggactaaagaggagaaggacgacccaagttgttatcagcgctcagttcagaagcctgcatctctgatggtatggggttgcattcgtgcgtgtggcatgggcagcttacacatctggaaagacaccaccaatgctgaaaggtatatccaggttctagagcaacatatgctcccatccagacgacgtctctttcagggaagaccttgcattttctaacatgacaatgccaaaccacatactgcatcaattacagcatcatggctgcgtagaagaagggtccgggtactgaactggccagcctgcagtccagatctttcacccatagaaaacatttggcgcatcataaaacggaagatacgacaaaaaagacctaagacagttgagcaactagaatcctacattagacaagaatgggttaacattcctatccctaaacttgagcaacttgtctcctcagtccccagacgtttacagactgttgcaaagagaaaaggggatgtctcacagtggtaaacatggccttgtcccaactttattgagatgtgttgttgtcatgaaacttaaaatcacctaatttttctctttaaatgatacattttctcagtttaaacatttgatatgtcatctatgttctattctgaataaaatatggaattttgaaacttccacatcattgcattccgtttttatttacaatttgtactttgtcccaacttttttggaatcggggttgtagttagctAGTAACAGCAAATGTATTTACATACTTGCTAATATTTCAGAGATTTAGGGATACAGCTGTTGTTAGCGAAGTTTAGTTCTTTGCCTACGTTCCTTGGTTCCATTGCAAAAGTTTAACATCAGTAATGAAACTCAGTGTGAGATTTGACATCTTTTGCATTTGTGACTCTTGTGCATTTCCTTTCTTACTTGAAGCAGATTTGAGTTTATACTTTTGCACTCAAGTAAAGAACTGGAAGCTGCACTTTAAATTTCACCAGAGTGCTGTTTTAAATGAGTgacttcttgtgtgtgtgtgtgtgtgtgtgtgtgtgtgtgtgtgtgtgtgtgtgtgtgtgtgtgttttgtacctTGACATAACCAGTTCAGCTGTGGCCCAGCCCATAGCAGCCACCATTATTTTGTACTCTCCCTTCCCAGCATTTCTGGACATGACGAGGTGAAGCCCGAGCAGATCTGCCATGTCCACTGTGGCCTTCATGAACTCCTGTAGTTCACAACATAAAAGAGCAAATATGAAATGATCACGTGACCTCATTATTAAACACTAACCTGTCTGATTTCTCATTAAAATCCACATTTATGTCATTTTCTTGCTTTAAAAAATTCCAAGCCCATGTGATATCACATCCATAATGTTGATAAACTCCTATACATCTGGAGTAATTTATGCTCAGCTCATGTTGGATCAGGTATTTTGCAATCAATATGACTTTCAAAGCTGCAAACTGAACGTTTCTGTTACGAATACGTGTAAAGGTAACCAAAAATActgtacacagtaccagtcagaagtttgtacacctctactctactcattcatagataggtttttctgtattttgatcattttctacattgtagaacaatactgaagacatcaaaactatagaATAacgtggaacatatatggaattgtgttcaacaaaacattcatattttagattcttcaaaatatccACCATTCATCTTGATGGCGCTTTGcaaactattggcattatcttaaccagcttcatgaggtcgtcacctggaatgcttttcaattaacagcagtGCCTCATCGAAagataattagtggacgagtttcttgccttcttaatgcatttgagatcaaacagtaaatagcaaaCCAGATAGAGActatgactaaagtcacagtgatttgcgctaacTGTTACAAACAGGGACGTCTGCTCACTGTACCCTATCGATCCGGAAAGGTAAGAGACAAAGAATGatacttagtgaggaaaagttgcgccctgctaccctgaattaaaaaaaaaacaaaaacatgaaacttgacagaattataagtgattgaaaaaaaaaatcccgtttttcatggatcattccagatcagtgatccagatcatcaccaaaagtcatagcaacataattcagcccagatgtattcttcatgtgaaatttggtgatgattggttgaaaactgaaggagaaatagcatcctaaaaaatgttaataataacaacaacaactagatagatactgagactagaccgggacgtctggtcaccgtaccctatagatccagaacggtaagagatagagaatgacacttagtgaggaaaaatcCCATttgtcatggatcattccagatcagtgatccagatcagcaccaaaagtcataggaacttaattcagcccagaggtattcttcatgtgaaatttcatgatgattggttgaaaactgagggagaaacagcGTCCTAAAAAACGTttggagaaataataataataaataataagaagaagaaagtagaaaggtcctgagtgagagtaacaatttgcaccagcactGCAAGAACAAATttataataaaaacacagtaaacaggCCTATTACGacgaacaactgtagtaatccatattatgtcgagaactgaacaactaagtaaagagaaacaacatccatcattactttaagacaaagtgacttttaatttataaaaataaagataaaacactgaattagaaggcgtgtccaaacttttgtctggtactggACATAATCAGTTCTTAACTAAAACTGAAGTGAGGTTTGTTGTTACAAGTTGCTTACCCCGACAAAATCATATACACCAGCACCGCCTTCCCAGGTAGGAAAAAATGTAGCAAGGAACAGCATCTGTAGGCCATAAAACAAAATAGTGATGAGCATGAGGTCACAAGTCTTATGACTGTTGAAGATGCAATTTATTTGTTATGCTATTGAGATCTAAGATACTTCCTCACTTTGCATAGCTGTACAAAGAGGTACGTGGCCCCTGCTTGGACACATCTCCAGAATGCATTGTATTCTGACCTGAAACAGCAGCGACAACAGATATTAATTTTACaaacaaaacagtttttccaTAACACTGTAAAAGAACACCCTCACTGTCATGTTACTATGAAATAGACAACCTTATTACTGAATGCTCGTAACTTTATGATACACGATGAATCTCAAACATGCAGTCTCTCAGCCGTTCTGTCTTTCAGCttataataaacaaaaaaaactttctttgatcttTTTACATTTTGGCTTCAGTTTCATATACAGTACGGTTCAAAAGTCATaggcaacctttttttttttagtacaaactttgttatagagtttAATTGTATGCCTTCTACATAATCAAGTCAGTCCAAAAACAAACCttctagatttccaaacattagttttccagcacaaaattgaacgttgcagaaaaatgtttgtacgtCAGTAAAGAAATCAGCATATTACAAAAAAACGtgagaaggctgctgggttttgccgcCTTCTCAGAAAGAATAAGAAGGAAGTTGTGACTGTTCAGTAAAGCAAATGCTCGGgaaaacttacagctcatttccttataaaactgcacaaattgCACCTGATActataaaaaatttttttgaagcaaagggttgtgacaccaaatactgacgttgtttcatttattaccatTTGtagtaatttcattatttttctgaaggcatctttgctctacagcatctcttcacatgtgcctaagacttttgcgcacACACAcgaatacaccgatcagccataacatgatgACCACAGACAGGTGATGTGAAtaacattatctcattacagtggcacctgtcaaggggtgggatatattaggcagcaagagaacagtcagttctggaagttgatgtgttggaagcaggaaaaatgggcaagcgtaaggatctgagtgactctgacaagggccaaattgtgacggctagatgactgggtctgagcatctccaaaatagaacatcttgtggggtgttcccagtatgcagtggttagtacctaccaaaagtggtccaagaaccAACAACAGGgtcatgatagatagatagatagatagatagatagatagatagatagacagatagacagatagacagatagacagacttaCTTACATGTCAGATAACTCTGAAATTTGTCTTACGTCCTAGCAAAGTATTGCAAATGCAGCTCCATTAGTGAAGGATAATACATACAATACTACGTTACATGTACGGTATACACAAACTACAtaccatacctgccaaccttgaaaaaaattttatgagtacaattttacaatttcatgagtacccccccctcgcgtcaacctcaccccaacccggcgcgcatgcgcccccacagaccacaaccagcagaccaaaaacatactttcaatccagttttattgattgaccttgggaacatagtccagttttgtaaaacattcctattgatagactttgggaaact encodes:
- the tmem147 gene encoding BOS complex subunit TMEM147 isoform X2; this encodes MTLFHFGNCFALAYFPYFITYKCSGLSEYNAFWRCVQAGATYLFVQLCKMLFLATFFPTWEGGAGVYDFVGEFMKATVDMADLLGLHLVMSRNAGKGEYKIMVAAMGWATAELVMSRCIPLWVGARGIEFDWKYIQMSFDSNISLVHYIAMAAVVWMFTRYDLPKSFRLPVTVLLGLCVYKAFLMELFVHVFLLGSWTALLVKAVLTGTTWMQEILPLLLNGGDFTPVLTIPNWYRVPWLEESCIAEVIDKLSAPWAFVSHMPYHLMPSSFFPSKAKKSKRCYGFLFSFSPNGQFPA
- the tmem147 gene encoding BOS complex subunit TMEM147 isoform X3, producing MTLFHFGNCFALAYFPYFITYKCSGLSEYNAFWRCVQAGATYLFVQLCKMLFLATFFPTWEGGAGVYDFVGEFMKATVDMADLLGLHLVMSRNAGKGEYKIMVAAMGWATAELVMSRCIPLWVGARGIEFDWKYIQMSFDSNISLVHYIAMAAVVWMFTRYDLPKSFRLPVTVLLGLCVYKAFLMELFVHVFLLGSWTALLVKAVLTGAISLCSLFLFVTLVHSN